Proteins encoded together in one Psilocybe cubensis strain MGC-MH-2018 chromosome 8, whole genome shotgun sequence window:
- a CDS encoding Arabinogalactan endo-beta-1,4-galactanase codes for MRFIVTLFTALFTFNHLGRALQYHGADFSSLVNLEKSGIVYKDSSSAQGAKFETILHNHGVNLARIRIWTSTNDADYSLNYGLALAKRAVAAGMEIFVDLHYSDTWADPGKQAIPSSWPKDLNSLNTQIYTYTMNLVNSFSAQGTPIKFIEIGNEINSGILWPIGQISVNGYAGLSELLHSAASGVRAASSSTKIMIHLANGWDSSSISSFYSQIFLPGKLSTSDVDVMGFSFYPFYGTGATLNNLKSSLQNIINKYGKDVMVVETDWPTSCPGVALSEPSVPVSAAGQSTWVADIRNVLSGLSGGHGLGIVYWEPGWIGNANLGSSCADTLLVDSSGNTRSSISMFSSSM; via the exons ATGCGGTTTATTGTAACTCTGTTTACTGCCCTCTTCACGTTTAACCATTTAGGCCGGGCCCTTCAGTACCATGGCGCGGATTTCAGCTCTCTTGTTAACCTTGAAAAGTCCGGGATCGTCTACAAGGACTCTAGCTCCGCCCAGGGAGCTAAATTTGAAACAATCCTTCATAACCATGGAGTAAACCTGGCTCGTATCAGAATTTGGACTAGCACCAACGATGCCGACTACAGTCTGAACTATGGTTTGGCTTTGGCTAAACGTGCTGTCGCTGCTGGAATGGAAATCTTTGTTGACCTTCACTACAGCGATACTT GGGCCGATCCCGGAAAACAAGCAATTCCAAGTTCGTGGCCCAAAGACCTCAACAGTTTGAACACTCAGATATACAC GTACACAATGAATCTCGTTAACTCATTCTCGGCACAAGGGACTCctatcaaattcattgaa ATTGGAAATGAGATCAACAGCGGAATTTTATGGCCTATTGGCCAAATCTCAGTCAACGGATATGCTGGGCTTTCTGAGCTTCTCCACTCAGCTGCTAGTGGAGTACGTGCGGCGTCCTCTTCAACCAAAATTATGATCCACCTTGCCAATGGATGGGATTCATCAAGCATCTCCTCTTTTTATTCTCAAATATTTCTCCCAGGAAAATTATCTACCTCGGACGTGGATGTCATGGGCTTCTCCTTCTACCCATTTTACGGAACAGGAGCAACGCTGAACAACCTTAAATCGAGCCTTCAAAACATCATAAACAAATACGGAAAG GATGTGATGGTCGTTGAAACAGATTGGCCTACCTCATGCCCGGGAGTAGCTTTAAGCGAGCCCTCGGTACCGGTCTCTGCTGCAGGTCAATCCACATGGGTAGCAGATATCAGGAACGTTCTTTCTGGATTGTCGGGAGGTCATGGACTTGGAATTGTCTATTGGGAACCTGGTTGGATTGGAAACGCCAACTTGGGATCAAGCTGCGCT GATACACTGCTTGTTGATAGCTCTGGCAACACACGTAGTAGTATATCAATGTTCTCGTCTTCCATGTAA